In the Takifugu flavidus isolate HTHZ2018 chromosome 11, ASM371156v2, whole genome shotgun sequence genome, one interval contains:
- the slc1a4 gene encoding neutral amino acid transporter A: MEKKSEINGHTVPSSSSTDRIIEKSAQRSCGEKVLEFLKRNLLVIMTVSGVLVGVGLGMVVRSMKLTKAQMIYFAFPGEMLLRMLKMIILPLVVCSLISGAASLDTRSLGKLGGIAVAYFLGTTLIASGIGVTLAFIIKPGVGAGALNTNSLGLESVTPNKETADSFLDLARNLFPSNLVAAAFRSYATDYKMVASGNDSNGTILYQKVPIASETDGMNILGLVLFAMVFGVALKKLGAEGEELIRFFNAFNEATMVLVSWIMWYIPFGIIFLVGSKIVEMEDVVLLVTSLGKYIVASILGHIIHGGIVLPLIYFAFTRKNPFSFLSGLITPFTTAFATCSSSATLPSMIKCVEENNGVDKRISRFILPIGATVNMDGAAIFQCIAAVFIAQLNNTELNGGQIFTILVTATASSVGAAGIPAGGIITIAIILEAIGLPTNDLSLMLAVDWIVDRTTTVVNVEGDALGAGILHHINQLEMKKKQEKEQQELDEVHVEAVANVQAEGETSPLVTHQSKDSGATPEAVESVL; the protein is encoded by the exons atggagaaaaagagcGAAATCAACGGGCACACGGtgcccagctccagctccaccgaCCGGATCATTGAGAAGAGCGCGCAGCGGAGTTGCGGGGAGAAGGTTTTGGAGTTCTTGAAGAGGAACCTGCTGGTGATCATGACTGTGTccggcgtgctggtgggcgtcgGGCTGGGGATGGTGGTCCGCAGCATGAAGCTCACCAAGGCGCAGATGATCTACTTCGCCTTCCCCGGAGAGATGCTGCTGCGCATGCTGAAGATGATCATCCTGCCGCTGGTGGTCTGCAGCCTCATCTCCGGCGCCGCCAGCCTCGACACCCGCTCCCTGGGAAAGCTGGGGGGCATCGCCGTCGCCTACTTCTTGGGGACCACGCTGATCGCGTCGGGGATCGGGGTGACGCTGGCCTTCATAATCAAGCCCGGCGTGGGCGCAGGAGCCCTGAACACCAACAGCCTCGGTCTGGAGAGCGTCACCCCCAACAAGGAGACTGCCGACTCTTTTCTGGACCTGGCCAG gaACTTGTTCCCATCAAACTTGGTTGCTGCGGCGTTCCGCTCT TACGCCACCGACTACAAGATGGTCGCCTCCGGAAACGACTCCAACGGGACGATCCTTTATCAAAAG GTGCCAATCGCGTCAGAAACGGACGGCATGAACATCCTGGGGCTGGTGCTGTTTGCCATGGTTTTTGGCGTGGCGCTGAAGAAACTGggggcggaaggggaggagctgATCCGCTTCTTCAACGCCTTTAACGAGGCCACCATGGTGCTAGTGTCCTGGATCATGTG GTACATCCCGTTTGGCATCATATTCCTGGTGGGCAGTAAAATCGTAGAGATGGAGGATGTGGTTCTTTTGGTCACCAGTCTGGGGAAGTACATCGTCGCTTCGATCCTGGGCCATATTATTCACGGAGGCATTGTCCTGCCGCTCATCTACTTCGCCTTCACACGCAAGAACCCTTTCAGTTTCCTGTCGGGCCTCATCACGCCCTTCACCACCGCCTTCGCCACCTGCTCAAG CTCCGCAACGCTTCCCTCCATGATAAAGTGCGTCGAGGAGAACAACGGCGTGGACAAGCGCATCAGCCGCTTCATCCTCCCCATCGGGGCCACGGTGAACATGGACGGCGCGGCCATATTCCAGTGCATCGCCGCCGTCTTCATCGCTCAGCTCAACAACACCGAGCTGAACGGCGGGCAGATCTTCACCATCCT GGTGACGGCCACGGCCTCGAGCGTGGGCGCAGCGGGCATCCCAGCTGGAGgcatcatcaccatcgccaTCATCCTGGAGGCCATCGGCCTGCCCACCAACGATCTGTCCCTCATGCTGGCCGTCGACTGGATTGT GGACCGGACCACCACAGTGGTGAACGTGGAGGGTGATGCCCTTGGGGCCGGAATCCTGCACCACATCAACCAGCTtgagatgaagaagaagcaggagaaggagcagcaggagctggacgaAGTCCACGTGGAGGCGGTGGCCAACGTTCAGGCCGAGGGGGAGACCTCGCCGCTCGTCACGCACCAAAGCAAGGACTCGGGGGCCACGCCGGAGGCCGTCGAGTCAGTCCTGTGA